AAGAATGAAACTGTAGTATTGTGCCTGGAAATTAATATGCTAGCATGTCATGTGATAAGCCTAAACCTACAAAATGAGTGATACGGGATGCACATTGGATTCGTGTATTTGTCAAGGCCCTCTATCTACTACCAATCCATATTCTAAAACTCTACTGAGATGGTTCATTGCTTACATTCTGTATTTCCCTAGCTGTTGTTGGCACATAGGACTAAAAATGCAAAATCTTTCAGGTATGCACCAGCTACTCAGCTTTGGCGTGGGCGGCTCCATGTGATGGGTGGTGGCAAAGAAGACCGTCATGAACCTGGATTGGAGCACTGGAGCCTTGCTGTCAAGGATGGTGAAGCACTGGAGAATGAGTGGCGAGCTGAAGTACCCATACCACGCGGTGGACCTCATAGGTATGTCGGTGTGTACTTGTGTCATTTGTATGCAATGCCATATGGTAGGTGCCTCTTTTGAGGGATGATTGTTGGTGTCTAGTGCTTAGATGTTCATACTGTTTATCCTATGTAGTGGTACCGGCATCAGCTCTTTTGAGGGATGATTGTTGGTGTCTCAGTAGCAATAATTTGGCATAGGTGTTTAGATGAACTATACTTTTTAATTTCTTATTTCAAACTTTTTGCAgggcatgtgttgtagctaacgATAAACTATTCGTAATTGGTGGACAAGAAGGAGACTTCATGGCTAAACCAGGATCACCTATTTTTAAATGTGTACGGAGGCATGAGGTATGTACATGGTTCCTAATGAAGCTTGTTCCTGCACCTGCGGTTTATTTTCTCATCATCAAGACCTGCACTGGACTATGTTGAGAGAAACCTACATAAGGATGGTATCTTTAgaactattttttttctttatgaTTTTCTTTAAACAAATAAGTTCCTGCAAACCTATACTTCAATTTTTCAGTCCTGGTGTCCAAATTCTTCTATTTTTGTGGCCATTTTGCTGCAGCTTCGCTCTTACAGATTCACAATGGCAATCTTGCAGGTTGTGTATGGTGATGTGTATATGCTAGATGATGGATCCAAGTGGAAGCAAGTGTCTCCAATGCCAAAGCCAGATTCCCACATTGAATTTGCATGGGTTGTTGTTAATAACTCCATAGTAATTGTTGGTGGAACAACAGAGAAGCATCCTATCACCAAAAAGATGATTCTTGTTGGTGAAGTCTTCCGGTTTGATTTGGAAACAATGGTACGTTGTCCAGATCATTTTCCTTGTGGATGTCATTTTATGAGTTCATTAGTGTTCTTGTCTGAACTTAAGCGTATGGCTAAATGTATTAAAGTTTGCTCTGCCATTCTTTCAGACATGGTCAGTCATTGGGCGCATGCCTTTCCGGATCAAGACAGCCTTAGCTGGTTATTGGCAGGGTTGGCTCTATTTTACTTCGGGGCAGCGAGATCGGGGGCCTGATAACCCGGGTCCTAAAAAAGTTGTTGGTAGTATGTGGAGAACAAGGCTACACCTTTGATATTAGTAGTTATGACAGGGATTTTCTGTACATTATAGATCTAAGTCTGTTTTTGTACTAGTGATAAAAAAAGTCTGTTTTTGTACTAACAACTAGGGATCTCAAATGCTCAGACAATTGCTCTTGTCCTCAATTTTGTAGTCTTCTAATTCATGTTGTCCATTTTGACTAGATGTTTTAACTTACAGCACTTGTAGGATATTTGCTTTCAAATCAGCAGAGTACTGATAGCATAACCTTTTTAAGTGTCTTTTCTAACAAAGGTTCTTGACTCTTAAGTACTGTAGTTCACACAAGCAGAGGTTTCTGGCTTCCTGTAGATCTGCATCCATTTCCATTTTCTGACAGCCAGGGGCCCCAGTTGCTCATCCCACCTTTTCTGTGCTAACATGTCTCCTGATTTCTTGTTAATGATGTCTACTTGTTTTGGTTCTCACGTCTGGAACTTAAAGTTCAGAGATGCCTCCAAACAACCAGAAGAACTTTCTAAAGCAATCTTGCCCTGCAATGGACGTAAGCAACTATCAAACTTTGTGGAAAAGAATTATTCTTATTGGAAATATTCAATGAAAAGTAATGGAATAAAGGAGAAACACTGTATGCTGATGTATTCTTTTCCTAGCTGTTGCAGAGAGGATGGAAATATTTGAtgctttgtttttttttcccGTTGCCTTCTTCTATTTTGCTCCAGATGTATTCTCACAAATTGACCAGAACATGCCTCTGGCAAAATTCTTGATGTTTTCCTGTACAGCAGCGGATGATTCAGCAAACacctttgttttatattttttgtGGGTCGTTGCAAAATAAGATTCAATATCAGATCATATTTATAGCCTTTGTTACAACTGGGTTGGCCATCTGTTTGTATAGTATTATTGTTCTGTAATCATGACAACATCTGTCCAATTATCTGAATTCGTTATGAATAGAAATGTTCATCTGAAATATATTTGCATTGAAACACTAACAATTATTGCATTTTCTTCTTCTCATATATATGTGTTGTCAAAAATTGAGATGACAGATACGGCACCTAATCCTGTCAACATTATGTCTTGCACGCAAGAACATCAAACTgatccccccctcccccccacaaaataaataaataaactaAAAAGATGAAGAACTAGTTTTCCTGGTAGAACAATAATTGGACTCGATAATGATGATAATTGTTCTAACATTTTCTTCTCATGATGCAGATACAGCCCAGCTTCAGCTGTTGGGTGAGGACACGCCGGATGATGGCGACTCAGGTGACGTTTTCCCCTGCCACAAATAAACTTTGCCGGTGTTTACAGGGGGCTGTCACGCTTAACAGTGACCAATCACGTGCGGCTGGCCTCATCGTCTTCTTTAGTTCCAGTAAACCTTAAAGCTCCCGGCACCACCGGTAATTGCCAactaggcggcggcggcggcggcggcggatgccgGATGGACGACCGGCCGGCGATGAGGCGTTGCTGTCGCCGCCAGGCAAGATGCACGGTCACCGACTCCCACCGCAAACGCACGGGTatgttttcttttctctttcagAAAATTCAAATGAGCACTTCTAGTCCGAGAAAATGTTCTGTGTGACAGTGACAGCCATAAGTTCTTTTTTGCTTTTAGAATTTTATAAGCATAGTTTTACATCTTGCATTTCTTTTATTGTGTTGAACGCCTCCTGCCTATTGTTAATTTTTCTGTGGTACCATGCGATAATAATTCAACATGACTCCAAAGTACAACTGAAATCGCAGACCAACCAAATGTAAGTAAAATCAAGCCAGGTCTCTGTTAGAGAAAAACAAACTTGAGAGAGAAAATGTCTTCTATGCTGAATCAATTATCCATTTAATACTTTGATCTCGttcacacacaaaaaaaaattcTTTTCCTCGAGAGGCTTGACGCATTGTAAAACTCTAAGCAACACTGTAATCATATAGTATGATGCGCATCGGCATGCCTAATGAATGTTTCCCTGAACTGCAGGCTGCTGGCAGTTTTGGTCGGCTGCCGTGTGCGGCCGTGGATCCGGGTCGGTGGGCCATGGATGGGTTCGGTGCTGCTCCATTTTTTGTGCTTCGTGGCAAGGCACGGCTTGGCAGAAGCAATCAAACGTGCTGGATGTTGACGTGCTGATTGTCTCCCCGGTTCTGTGTATGATCGACATCATCGGCTTTGACCGGAGGCTGTGCATACAGGCAAGAATGAGCCAGCAAAACCTATATGTTTGGCGCTCTAGTTTTATTCTATGTATTTCCGGAGGTTGCCTGTGGCTCTTGTATATATGCTAGGGTACCTGACAAATTTGGTCTTACCTATTTGCACGTTGACTAGCAATATTATCTCTTTCAATTTTCACAGTtagaaaaaaataataatagcGCCATGACATTAGCAGTTAAATTAAAATCGACCTAGAAATACCGTGGACCTGCAGTGTTTTCTTATAAATCTACTGATAAAGCATCTGACAGCCGAGTGTTAAGCAATATAGTTTTTTTTATCATCATTAATAACCAATATAGTTGGAGTTGTCAAGTATTTAGCTAGGCCGTCTTGAGAAAGACAAGCGCGTGCTTGCCTGACCGAGCGAGCTTTCCGTATATTATACGGTGTACAGCTGCACGTATCCATCACTCGCGTGTGCAGTAACCGGCAGGACTGAGAATGACCGCGTCTCATCTACttcaatttttttttacaacaaagaaaaataaaattaaATTGTAAGCATGGGTTTCCTCTTCTTCACGGATGTTCATTACTCCATCGAGTGAAGAAACTTTGCAGGAATAGAGTTGTACGAGTACTTTCAGAGTGGATGGATGATCTCTGATCTGCTCTCGCTCATGCAGCTTGGCTTGGCACCTGCCCTGCGGCAGCTGCTCACACCTCAGCCAACCATGTGGATGCTTCTCGGCTTCTCCCTCCCACGCGCGCTCTCCAGTGGAGCCGAGCCGCCTCATGTCCACCTGCTTCCCTTCCCCGGCACAGGTCTCGGACAGAGGCCGCGGCCATTCCCCAAGCTAGCAAGCACAGATCCCTCGACCCACCTGGCACTCCACCCCCGGGCAGGCCCACTGATACGTGGGACCCGGACGCACGGTCCTCGTGGGTATTAAAAGGCCCA
The Panicum hallii strain FIL2 chromosome 6, PHallii_v3.1, whole genome shotgun sequence genome window above contains:
- the LOC112897445 gene encoding kelch repeat-containing protein At3g27220-like — its product is MAASRPLPLRLAVPLALALLLALALVADFLRASSSSRRISARTAKGKRAKAVERAVGHLNATYADLPAPRWDWEEMPAAPVPRLDGAAVQIGDLLYVFAGYGSLDHVHSYVDVYNFTSNTWTERFHMPKEMAHSHLGMVSDGRYVYAVSGQYGPQCRASINRNFVLDTETKEWRELPPLPLPRYAPATQLWRGRLHVMGGGKEDRHEPGLEHWSLAVKDGEALENEWRAEVPIPRGGPHRACVVANDKLFVIGGQEGDFMAKPGSPIFKCVRRHEVVYGDVYMLDDGSKWKQVSPMPKPDSHIEFAWVVVNNSIVIVGGTTEKHPITKKMILVGEVFRFDLETMTWSVIGRMPFRIKTALAGYWQGWLYFTSGQRDRGPDNPGPKKVVGSMWRTRLHL
- the LOC112897446 gene encoding uncharacterized protein LOC112897446, producing the protein MMIIVLTFSSHDADTAQLQLLGEDTPDDGDSVPVNLKAPGTTGNCQLGGGGGGGGCRMDDRPAMRRCCRRQARCTVTDSHRKRTGCWQFWSAAVCGRGSGSVGHGWVRCCSIFCASWQGTAWQKQSNVLDVDVLIVSPVLCMIDIIGFDRRLCIQARMSQQNLYVWRSSFILCISGGCLWLLYIC